A window of Venenivibrio stagnispumantis genomic DNA:
AAAAAAAGAAAAAATAACTTTAACACAAGAGATAGAAAAAGAGCTTTTTACAGCAATAAAAGAAATAAAAAATATCTTAAACAAAGATAAACCACCCAAACCGCTGAAAATCCAATACTGCAAAACCTGTGCTTATAAAGAAATGTGTTGGAGCTAAAAATTGAAAAAACCAATTTATATATTTAATAATGGAAAATTAAAAAGAGAAGATAACACAATCATATTTATAAAAGAAAATGACGAGAAAAAAGTTATACCTATAAATTCAATATCAGAAATCCATATTTTGGGCGAATTAGATTTAAATAAAAGAGTTTTAGAATTTTTGACAAAAAATCAAATTCCTTTATTTTTTTATAACCATTACGGATATTATATCGGAACATTTTATCCAAGAGAATATCTAAATTCAGGATTAATAACTTTAAAACAAGCAGAATTTTATCTAAATCATGAAGAAAGAATATTCTTGGCAAAAAGTTTTATAATTGGAGCTGTTTCAAATATTTTAAAAAACCTTTCTTATTACAAAAAAGCAAAAGAAGAATTAATAAATTCTTATATTCAAGAGATAGAAAATAAGGCAAAAGAAATAAATTTAAAAACAGATATTCCTTCTATAATGGCAATAGAAGGAGATATTAGAAAAACATATTATGAAGCATTCAATGTTATTTTAAATTCAGATGATTTTTATTTTGATAAAAGAACAAAAAAA
This region includes:
- the cas1b gene encoding type I-B CRISPR-associated endonuclease Cas1b, whose translation is MKKPIYIFNNGKLKREDNTIIFIKENDEKKVIPINSISEIHILGELDLNKRVLEFLTKNQIPLFFYNHYGYYIGTFYPREYLNSGLITLKQAEFYLNHEERIFLAKSFIIGAVSNILKNLSYYKKAKEELINSYIQEIENKAKEINLKTDIPSIMAIEGDIRKTYYEAFNVILNSDDFYFDKRTKKPPKNPINALISFGNSLLYTTILAQIYRTHLDPRIGYLHETNQRSFSLNLDLAEIFKPIIVDKVIFSLINKGQIQLKHFDEDIEFSYLNEKGKQIFIQAFEEKINTTIKYKNLGNVSYRKLIRLECYTKTDV